The following are from one region of the Natronosporangium hydrolyticum genome:
- a CDS encoding universal stress protein gives MTTVDDVPTRVLVPLDGTATAQRALQPAARIARQLRLPLELVTVQDPVYERWARDLDGLAEATDYADVEVEVVSGGWPGDVIVDLTREHPGTLVCLAARHRDRVDRLMLGSVSTHIIQNGVGPVLIVGPGFRPESSRSDYHRLLVCLDGSPRAAAAVPTAMRFAAHAGLHVDLVHVTDSVDEPAAPPSEHEHLAAAARTLRAAGVDVGTTLLAGEDPAGEVARLLSEDRETIAVVGTHGRTGVARMLLGSVTMDLIERSPVPLLITRTS, from the coding sequence GTGACTACGGTGGATGATGTTCCGACGCGTGTGCTAGTGCCGTTGGACGGGACCGCGACCGCGCAGCGGGCGCTGCAACCGGCCGCACGGATCGCCCGTCAGTTACGGCTGCCGCTGGAGTTGGTCACCGTGCAGGACCCAGTGTATGAGCGGTGGGCCCGCGACCTCGATGGTCTCGCGGAGGCTACCGACTACGCCGACGTCGAGGTGGAGGTGGTCAGCGGCGGCTGGCCCGGTGACGTCATCGTGGACCTGACCCGGGAGCATCCGGGCACGCTGGTGTGCCTGGCCGCCCGGCACCGCGACCGGGTCGACCGGCTGATGTTGGGCAGCGTCTCCACCCACATCATCCAGAACGGTGTCGGCCCGGTGCTGATCGTCGGGCCCGGGTTCCGGCCCGAGTCGTCGCGGTCGGACTACCACCGGCTGCTGGTGTGCCTGGACGGCTCACCTCGTGCGGCGGCGGCGGTGCCGACCGCGATGCGCTTCGCCGCCCACGCCGGTTTGCACGTCGATCTCGTGCATGTGACCGACTCGGTCGATGAGCCGGCCGCGCCACCGAGCGAACACGAGCACCTGGCGGCGGCGGCGCGGACCCTGCGCGCCGCCGGGGTTGATGTCGGCACCACGCTGCTCGCCGGCGAGGATCCGGCCGGCGAGGTCGCCCGCCTGCTCAGCGAAGATCGGGAGACCATCGCGGTGGTGGGCACCCATGGCCGCACCGGCGTCGCCCGGATGCTGCTGGGCAGCGTCACCATGGACCTGATCGAACGCAGTCCGGTGCCGCTGCTGATAACGAGGACCAGCTGA
- a CDS encoding alpha/beta fold hydrolase, whose protein sequence is MPYVTVGRENTADIKLFYEDHGSGDPVVLIHGFPLNGASWEKQTRMLLDAGYRVITYDRRGFGQSSQPAIGYDYDTFTADFAALMEQLDLANATLIGHSMGTGEITRYLGRYGSDRVRRAVLLSPLPPYLLKTDDNPEGVDRSVFTEFQETIARDRPFYIKLFFDTFFNVDETLGKRLSDQAWLAHFNVGITASATGTYQCVDAWLTDFRDDVRAIDVPVLAIQGTVDRVLPIDSTGRRLPGMMPDVELIELEGAPHSLPWTHAEEVNRAIGEFLAR, encoded by the coding sequence ATGCCGTACGTGACCGTGGGCCGTGAGAACACGGCTGACATCAAGCTCTTCTACGAAGACCACGGGTCAGGCGACCCGGTGGTGCTCATCCACGGATTCCCACTCAACGGCGCTTCCTGGGAGAAGCAGACCCGGATGCTGCTCGACGCCGGCTACCGGGTGATCACCTACGATCGGCGCGGCTTCGGACAGTCCAGCCAGCCCGCCATCGGCTACGACTACGACACCTTCACCGCCGACTTCGCCGCGCTGATGGAGCAGCTGGACCTCGCCAACGCGACGTTGATCGGCCACTCGATGGGCACCGGCGAGATCACCCGCTATCTCGGGCGTTACGGCTCTGACCGAGTGCGCCGGGCCGTCCTGCTCAGCCCGCTGCCGCCGTATCTACTCAAGACCGACGACAACCCGGAGGGGGTGGACCGGAGCGTCTTCACCGAGTTTCAGGAGACCATCGCTCGGGACCGCCCGTTCTACATCAAGCTCTTCTTCGACACCTTCTTCAACGTCGATGAAACCCTCGGCAAGCGGCTGAGCGACCAGGCCTGGCTCGCCCACTTCAACGTCGGCATCACCGCCTCGGCCACCGGCACCTACCAATGTGTCGACGCGTGGCTTACCGACTTCCGAGACGACGTACGCGCCATCGATGTGCCGGTGTTGGCGATCCAGGGCACGGTCGACCGGGTGCTGCCGATCGACTCGACGGGGCGACGACTGCCCGGCATGATGCCGGATGTCGAGCTGATCGAACTCGAAGGCGCCCCACACAGTCTGCCGTGGACCCATGCCGAAGAGGTCAACCGCGCGATCGGCGAGTTTCTCGCCCGCTGA
- a CDS encoding potassium/proton antiporter, which translates to MSVQLPADWWILLIASLLVAGVLAAAFATRVRLPGLLLFLALGMLVADDGLGLVSLADPRIAQIGGTVALLLILYEGGLTTKPGDLKQAALPGSLLATVGVLITAAVVGGGTYLLLDVEPLTAFLIGAVVASTDAAAVFAMLRRAPLPRKMASLLEVESGANDPIAIMLTIGLLETWRANPGAGDWVTFALVQLLGGAIIGAALGVAASWLLMRVNLGPAGVYPVAALGIAGLAYGTAAAVGASGFLAVYVTGLFVGARVPLHRRGIRTFHQGLSSTAEVGLFLMLGMLVFPTQLPSVIGPGLVVSAILVLLARPIAVLLCLIWLRYRWQELAFTSWVGLRGAVPIVLATFPLAAGYPEGQFIFNMVFFVVLVSAAVQGSTISAVAGWLGLRDKRPHGVAVAEEIPISDINTELIEVHVTEDLPIVGRQLVEIPPPHGLITTIVRRRRTLIPTPRTRVRSGDLIIVATARRPHASRTITAWARGETATTKDQLGRDRQPDGSAADGGVSGTAERPPPTGRPDGPRPGRRRRWRSWWTRRFSGRETRRSRG; encoded by the coding sequence GTGAGTGTGCAGCTGCCTGCCGACTGGTGGATCCTACTCATCGCCTCGCTGTTGGTCGCCGGGGTCCTCGCCGCGGCCTTCGCGACCCGGGTGCGGCTGCCCGGGCTGTTGCTCTTCCTCGCCCTGGGGATGCTCGTCGCGGACGACGGGCTCGGCCTGGTCAGCCTGGCCGACCCCCGCATTGCACAGATTGGCGGCACCGTCGCGCTGCTGCTCATCCTCTACGAGGGCGGGCTGACCACGAAACCCGGCGACCTCAAACAGGCCGCCCTGCCCGGCAGCCTGCTGGCGACCGTCGGGGTGCTGATCACCGCTGCCGTGGTGGGTGGCGGCACCTACCTCCTGCTCGATGTCGAGCCGCTGACCGCGTTCCTGATCGGCGCCGTGGTCGCCTCCACCGACGCCGCCGCGGTCTTCGCGATGCTGCGCCGAGCGCCGTTACCCCGCAAGATGGCCTCGCTGCTGGAGGTCGAGTCCGGCGCCAACGACCCGATCGCGATCATGTTGACCATCGGGTTGCTGGAGACCTGGCGCGCGAATCCTGGCGCCGGCGACTGGGTAACCTTCGCCCTCGTCCAGCTGCTCGGCGGCGCGATCATCGGCGCCGCGCTCGGGGTGGCCGCGAGTTGGCTGCTCATGCGGGTCAACCTCGGCCCCGCGGGGGTCTACCCGGTCGCCGCGTTGGGCATCGCTGGCCTCGCCTACGGCACCGCCGCCGCGGTCGGCGCCTCCGGGTTCCTCGCCGTCTACGTCACCGGCCTGTTCGTCGGCGCCCGCGTCCCACTGCACCGCCGAGGCATCCGCACCTTCCATCAAGGTCTCTCCAGCACCGCCGAGGTCGGCCTGTTCCTGATGCTCGGCATGCTGGTCTTCCCCACCCAGCTGCCTTCCGTGATCGGGCCGGGCCTGGTGGTCTCTGCCATCCTGGTGCTGCTCGCCCGCCCCATCGCGGTGCTGCTCTGCCTGATCTGGCTGCGCTACCGGTGGCAGGAGTTGGCGTTCACGTCGTGGGTAGGCCTCCGCGGCGCGGTACCCATCGTGCTAGCGACCTTTCCGCTCGCGGCCGGCTACCCCGAGGGGCAGTTCATCTTCAACATGGTCTTCTTCGTCGTGCTGGTGTCCGCCGCGGTGCAGGGGAGCACGATCAGCGCGGTCGCCGGCTGGCTCGGGCTACGCGACAAGCGGCCACACGGCGTCGCAGTAGCCGAAGAGATCCCGATCAGCGACATCAACACGGAGCTGATCGAGGTCCACGTCACCGAGGATCTCCCGATCGTTGGCCGGCAGCTCGTCGAAATCCCCCCGCCCCACGGTTTGATCACCACGATCGTCCGGCGCCGACGTACCCTGATCCCCACGCCACGGACCCGGGTACGCAGTGGTGACCTGATCATCGTCGCCACCGCCCGCCGGCCCCACGCCAGCCGCACCATCACCGCCTGGGCCCGTGGCGAGACGGCGACCACCAAGGACCAGCTCGGCAGAGACCGGCAGCCAGATGGTTCCGCTGCGGACGGTGGGGTCTCCGGCACGGCCGAACGCCCACCGCCCACCGGGCGGCCCGACGGGCCGCGACCGGGCAGGCGGCGGCGGTGGCGGTCGTGGTGGACCCGCCGGTTCAGCGGGCGAGAAACTCGCCGATCGCGCGGTTGA